The sequence TATTCATAAATTTCTCGAGAACAACTGCTCGGTGTTTTGCCTTATCTCGTAGGAGAATCATGTTTGCGACCCACTTGGCAACATGGTTGAAGTGGTTGATCATGCGATTTATGTTATTCAAACTCTTGCAGCTCTCCTTTTGGCTGGCCGGCAGACTGACGTGGCGCACAAAGTCGCGAATTCGAATGGAAGAAAACATGATCCAGTCGATCCGAGTGAGCTCATCTGCAATATCGTCGTCTTTAATTTCGACAAAGATGCGATAGCGGAACTTATTCATGGGTAATTGAGCTGTGGGGTCCAAGGTACTAGCTTCTCTCTCATAGTCTTCATATGAGTAGAGCTGTATTTGGCCGCCACTGCCAACCACTCTGTTGAGGTTTTCCGAGCTCACAGAAGGCCGCTCGAAATTGCTGTCTTCCTCAAACTGTAAGGCAGTCAGCCCTGCCGGTAGCTCACTCAATTCTTTAGAAAGAATATCGCTGACCAGCTGGTCATTGGCATCGTCGGCATTAGCCCAGCCTGTATCATCGTCCTCTATGACGTGGAGGGTAAGGTTCCGATGCATTTGCCTAGCAGCGATGCAGAAAATTGGCTCAGTGGAAAGATATCTGATAAACTCGTCAAGGTTTCGTCGCGTGGTTAGGCGAGCAAAGTCGCCAGGATACAGCGACACCCATTTGGCCATGGTCTCAATGATTCTAAGCTGAGTGGCTGTCTTGGTTAGGTGATGCGCCGTCTTGTCATCCCTTACGCGATCCAGTCGCATCAAAATTGCAGAAAAGAGCTTTCCAGGGGCAGCAAACTTTCGATATAGGCAGAGAAACACATCAGTAAAGTTGGCATCTGCCCTGGAAAGGCGTAACGCTAGCAGCCGATCTACGAGATCGTCGAACGACAGAcccgtcatcttcttctgctgttTGTCTATAACAACATCGTCGCTGCGTTGCAAGATGGGGATATCGTCGGAATATCGACGGGAATCAGTGTCGGActcttcaacatcaaggAAGGCATCGCTTCCTCGGGCATCTAAGGGGGCAATGTCAGCTTTGGACCCACAACAACTGCCATTGAAGCTCAAGGATGTTGACGTCGCGGTAAGCTTTCCGGGATCCGTAATTCATAACTATTTTAGGGGGGGGGGAACCTATAATGAGCAATACTAACCTCGGTGTGGACTTCTGGACGCTGGCTTCTGCATATGGCCATCGGCAATGGGAGTGCCGGAACCTGGAGGCTGGAAGCCGCGAAGCAGCGAAAAATCCGAGCTCGCACGGTTATGTCTCCCTTCGCTGACTGGCCGGCTGCTGACATCAGGGGCATCGAGGTTCGCGGCCGACTGTGCCCTCTTGCGAGCAGCACCTATCTCACCAATCTCTTCTAATAAACTTGTCAGCACGAGCGAGTCTCGCATGCATCAATAGGGTGGCATCGCGTTTCATACGTGGTGACATGCCCCTTCTATGGGCCACGGCAGCCCGGAGAATGGCATGCAGACAGCTTCGATCGATTTCGGGGCTGGCAGAAGAGATTTTGAAGTGGGCCAAACAAGATTTGAAGAGCGTGTGGTTCGCCAATTCATCTGCATTGACCTGTTGTTCTTCTTCAGGAGCTTCGCATTTGCTGGCGACCAACACGGCGGGCATATTCGAATTCATCAAAGCAGCTACAGGGATCACCAATTAGCCTCAGTTTATTGCAGCGGTGCGCCAGTCGCATTCATCGACACGTCGATGACGCGGTAACAGGGGGTTGCTCATCCAACCTACCCAGCGTCTGAGGAAGTTCGCGGATGGTTTCTCTATTTGTAACATCGTAAAGCACCAAGGCGGCGTCGACTCGGGGCACGATGTGGCCGTTGATCTGTTTCGGCCACTGGATGGGATGTGGTGTATTCAACTCGAAGGAATCCAGATCTAGCTCGAGGAGCGTTATCATGTAAGACGTCGAATCAAGGACGATGCGAACGCTGGACGCGGTAGATATCGGCGGGCGCGACAAGCCCAGGATTCGTTGCACAAAGGTCGACTTGCCGACGCCCATGGCGCCAATGATGGCGATGTTGTAGCTCTCCATGGCGGAGGTTTGCTGTGACTGGAAGATGCGGTAACGGTCAGCATGAGAGCGGTCTCAAAACAGAATGTCTCAGCAATGCaaccaagatgaagagaggtGAACCCCTGGCTGGCAGCCCCGCGACAAAGGTCTAAGCAGGGGTTGATGAATGAATAATTGGGTGGGGACGGAGTGGTAGGATGCGAAATATGTACGAGCAAGGTTAGATGATCAGCGCTGGCTGAGAATTGGTCTGTCTGTatgcgctgcagcagcagaaggtGCGCATCATGACATTCCAACTGCGTTGAAGCAGCACCTTTTCTCTTGCTCATGCTCGAGCTTAATTGTGGAATTGTTAAGGTAAAGGGCTAGTTTCGCTTTTTCTcatttcgttttctttgcatcttcttcttcctggtcttcctcttcttcctcttgataTCTCATCTCTTGCGCAGAAACCAGAAACGTACCCAAAATGGTGAGGATCCAATTGTCAACGACTCTCGACGGGGGGTGGCCAGTGTAGCTTCTGTTGCCCCTCGTGATCATATCTGTTGCTGCGAGGAGTCtcgggagagaagaagggaatcTCGGTCAATGTCTCTGATTCGGACTCGAGATATTTGTACGTGTCGGCGGTGGGAGCGGTAGGGGTGTTTGGGCTGTCTAAGCTCTGGAAGAAGGGATCGTCGACAATCGAGATGAAGGAATCACGGTTAGAGCTAGGTAGCGGGGGGTTGGTCGCAAAGGCGGCAGTTGAGCTTGTGCGCGAGGGAAAGCTTTGATCAGTAGATGTCGCCGAGGTCCTCGAccaagagctgctgc comes from Trichoderma asperellum chromosome 3, complete sequence and encodes:
- a CDS encoding uncharacterized protein (EggNog:ENOG41), with the protein product MVPPSASQQPFAYTATDRSSSGSQHLHTGSETPSAAAADRRPSAALSSSSSWSRTSATSTDQSFPSRTSSTAAFATNPPLPSSNRDSFISIVDDPFFQSLDSPNTPTAPTADTYKYLESESETLTEIPFFSPETPRSNRYDHEGQQKLHWPPPVESR
- a CDS encoding uncharacterized protein (EggNog:ENOG41) codes for the protein MESYNIAIIGAMGVGKSTFVQRILGLSRPPISTASSVRIVLDSTSYMITLLELDLDSFELNTPHPIQWPKQINGHIVPRVDAALVLYDVTNRETIRELPQTLAALMNSNMPAVLVASKCEAPEEEQQVNADELANHTLFKSCLAHFKISSASPEIDRSCLHAILRAAVAHRRGMSPQEIGEIGAARKRAQSAANLDAPDVSSRPVSEGRHNRASSDFSLLRGFQPPGSGTPIADGHMQKPASRSPHRDARGSDAFLDVEESDTDSRRYSDDIPILQRSDDVVIDKQQKKMTGLSFDDLVDRLLALRLSRADANFTDVFLCLYRKFAAPGKLFSAILMRLDRVRDDKTAHHLTKTATQLRIIETMAKWVSLYPGDFARLTTRRNLDEFIRYLSTEPIFCIAARQMHRNLTLHVIEDDDTGWANADDANDQLVSDILSKELSELPAGLTALQFEEDSNFERPSVSSENLNRVVGSGGQIQLYSYEDYEREASTLDPTAQLPMNKFRYRIFVEIKDDDIADELTRIDWIMFSSIRIRDFVRHVSLPASQKESCKSLNNINRMINHFNHVAKWVANMILLRDKAKHRAVVLEKFMNIALKLRQLNNYNGLAAVLAGLNGTAIHRLAQTKALVSPETHKKFARLLILMGTQKSHFAYRLAWENSPLPRIPFIPLHRRDLVSAEEGSKTLVGPNGDRINWKKFEVLGEVLLPLMKSQGTPYPNLSKNDNVRELILSCHMATDEEEIYQRSLALEGSSSGGPLEPTKKIFPWLK